The Streptomyces sp. NBC_00691 genome has a segment encoding these proteins:
- a CDS encoding barstar family protein, with the protein MKEDAHSIHLAPWLHIVSTNGGVPLDELLPGSGSVYVARLDGRKMSDDVSTWQQFDEALKFPSYFGWNWNAFNDCLRDLQWLASDHHVLIIESAEQALSEDQEGHSQLLKNLWQAGRGWSYVKRPEGVTLSRLSIILSCDEESVYGLAGAFQELQERSAL; encoded by the coding sequence ATGAAAGAAGACGCGCATTCAATTCACCTCGCCCCCTGGCTGCACATTGTCTCAACGAACGGCGGAGTACCCCTCGATGAGCTACTGCCGGGGTCGGGCAGTGTATACGTCGCCCGCTTGGACGGTCGAAAAATGTCCGACGATGTCTCGACTTGGCAGCAGTTCGATGAGGCACTGAAGTTCCCGTCCTACTTCGGCTGGAACTGGAACGCTTTCAACGACTGTCTTCGCGACCTTCAGTGGCTGGCATCCGATCATCACGTACTGATCATCGAGTCCGCAGAGCAAGCACTTTCCGAAGATCAAGAAGGCCACAGTCAACTACTTAAGAACCTGTGGCAGGCGGGTCGAGGATGGTCCTATGTGAAACGCCCCGAGGGCGTGACACTCAGCAGGCTTTCTATCATCCTGTCGTGTGACGAAGAATCCGTGTACGGCCTTGCAGGAGCATTTCAGGAGCTTCAAGAACGGTCCGCCCTCTGA